The following coding sequences lie in one Metopolophium dirhodum isolate CAU chromosome 5, ASM1992520v1, whole genome shotgun sequence genomic window:
- the LOC132945493 gene encoding UDP-N-acetylglucosamine--peptide N-acetylglucosaminyltransferase 110 kDa subunit-like has protein sequence MWIIVFCFCLKNHTCIIFYTMNSLSFDVFCSKHSESEAPISVITEILSENDPLKFQNISNEFSKLGFTKVKDLAAATLGKASLVKLSGDTLTLLYGAIEKYSERLDNLLKSAKLELKNGNFISTQKICEELFIHKPTDLNVLLLNAKSFFKCGNYEECIDCLEKAKQINPKCSEVLSNFALVYIKKSENDLANQYLFEVCALKPYCVDAWTDYANFLFMTNDLINAELAYVRVLSIKPELYKVRNEYGKLLLKLNKIKEAKEQFKISYHCATECPETLNNLADVYYKSGKFEKAISKYKKVLEINPGLMNARFYLGMAHLKITEYQNAANAFWKAIALEPENMTILKNLAVTFCHLENMVLCVEVYKKCLKLQPENLDLNLELAMIYLHKIKNYQEAAIYFKKCIQLNPERIDLYKNLFVTFRKVNDHQNASDTCMSIGDLYLESDDQENARNAFCCAVLFNPGNAVGHWKMGLTMYNLGHSDLALKRYKHAIEINPNLADAYCDMAVIFDEQGLFEKAIQYYKMTINLKPSNLNAHLNLADILFKQKINLLEAITHYKIALEYYNTSVDIYIQMGNIYTELNMSKDALHSFYMAIQHDPQCLEAYISVGSILEDSDNFIEAIRAYESVLKLQPDHPDVYCHLVNCLQKVCDWSDYDSRVKKLQEIVNEQLNDDDVLSLLPHDALMFPLSLEVLTKIASKFAKHCVQKLNESIKEPPQFVHPTVFNGNIKIGFVSTNFGKHPITTIMETLTSICKNQQVDVICYSISSNDNIPSWLNNSEHLKDLSQLKFVDAAKVINSDGIHVLVDMSGYTKGAQTEIFALRPAPVQVSWFGYLSTSGATFMDYFITDRICSPPELQNIYTEQLNFTNHTIFIGDHKQKFSNLQQRLCFDEELKRSTFNLPENVVVFCNFSKLFKIDPFTLHMWITILNNVPKSVLWLLHLNDVAENNLRTFADVLNFDTSRIIFADFIPKYQHLNRIQLADIYLDTHLYNGHIACLDALWAGVPVITLPGDTYASRVTTSQLTTLGITDTIAQNEENYIDIAIQLGLNKCYMEKMRKNIWDLKMVSHLFNINCYVTEILLILKVISLTKPKLGT, from the exons ataatcTTCTAAAATCTGCAAAATTGGAACTTAAAAATGGAAATTTCATTAGTACTCAAAAAATATGTGaagaattatttatacataaaccgacagatttaaatgttttattgctTAATGCCaaatcatttttcaaatgtGGAAATTatgaagaatgtattgattgttTAGAAAAAGCAAAACAAATTAATCCCAAATGTTCTGAAGTTTTAAGTAACTTTGCAttagtttacataaaaaaatcagaaaatgaTTTAGCAAATCAATACCTTTTTGAAGTATGTGCATTAAAACCTTATTGTGTGGATGCATGGACAGATTAtgccaattttttatttatgacaaATGACTTAATCAATGCTGAGTTGGCTTATGTACGTGTTTTAAGTATAAAACCCGAATTATATAAAGTACGTAATGAGTACGGAaaactactattaaaattaaacaaaataaaagaggCTAAAGAGCAATTTAAGATTTCTTACCACTGTGCAACAGAATGCCCTGAAACTCTAAACAATTTAGCAGATGTTTATTACAAAAGCGGTAAATTTGAAAAAGcaatttctaaatataaaaaagttttagaaATAAATCCTGGTCTAATGAATGCTCGTTTTTATTTGGGAATGGCTCATCTAAAAATTACAGAGTACCAAAATGCAGCTAATGCATTTTGGAAAGCAATAGCATTAGAACCAGAAAAtatgacaattttaaaaaatttagctgTTACATTCTGTCATCTAGAAAATATGGTATTGTGTGTTGAAGTATACAAAAAGTGTTTAAAACTCCAACCTGAAAACTTAGATTTGAATTTAGAACTGGCCatgatatatttacacaaaataaaaaattatcaagaagctgcaatatattttaaaaaatgtatccaaTTAAATCCGGAAAGAATAGACCTGTACAAGAATCTTTTTGTTACATTCCGTAAAGTTAATGATCATCAAAACGCGTCTGATACTTGCATGTCAATAGGAGATTTGTACTTAGAAAGTGATGATCAAGAAAATGCAAGAAATGCTTTTTGTTGTGCGGTACTTTTCAACCCAGGGAATGCAGTTGGTCATTGGAAAATGGGCCTGACTATGTATAATTTGGGACATTCGGATTTGGCTCTTAAaag ATACAAACATGCGATAGAAATAAATCCAAATTTGGCCGATGCCTATTGTGATATGGCAGTAATTTTTGATGAACAAGGCCTTTTTGAAAAAGccatacaatattacaaaatgacAATCAATTTAAAACCATCCAATTTAAACGCTCATTTGAATTTAGCAGATATTttgttcaaacaaaaaataaaccttcTAGAGGCTATAACGCATTATAAAATAGCTCtagaatattacaatacatctgttgatatttatatacaaatgggaaatatttatacagagtTAAATATGAGTAAAGATGCATTACATTCTTTTTACATGGCAATTCAGCATGATCCACAATGTTTAGAAGCTTACATTTCGGTTGGTTCTATACTAGAAGACAGTGATAATTTCATTGAAGCAATTCGTGCTTACGAATCCGTATTAAAATTACAACCAGATCATCCAGATGTATATTGTCATTTAGTAAACTGTTTACAAAAAGTGTGTGATTGGTCAGACTATGATTCAcgtgtaaaaaaattacaagaaatTGTTAACGAACAACTGAATGATGATGACGTGTTGTCCTTATTACCTCACGATGCATTGATGTTTCCTCTATCTTTGGAAGTACTAACTAAAATTGCTTCTAAGTTTgcaaaacattgtgttcaaaaattgAACGAATCAATAAAAGAACCTCCACAATTTGTTCATCCAACAGTTTTCAATGGAAATATAAAGATTGGTTTTGTATCAACCAATTTTGGTAAACATCCAATAACGACCATTATGGAAACATTAACCAGTATATGCAAAAACCAACAAGTAGATGTAATTTGTTATTCTATATCTTCAAATGACAATATTCCAtcttg gttgaATAACTCTGAACACCTCAAAGATTTGTCACAACTCAAATTTGTTGATGCTGCTAAAGTTATTAATAGTGATGGAATCCATGTATTGGTTGACATGAGTGGTTATACAAAGGGTGCCCAAACGGAAATATTTGCTTTGAGACCGGCCCCAGTTCAAGTTTCATGGTTTGGTTATCTTAGTACCAGTGGTGCAACGTTCATGGATTACTTCATTACAGATCGTATATGTTCTCCTCCAGaacttcaaaatatatatactgaACAATTGAATTTTACAAATCATACTATTTTTATTGGCGACCACAAACAGAAGTTTTCTAATTTACAACAACGCTTATGTTTTGATGAAGAACTGAAAAGATCAACTTTCAACTTGCCAGAAAATGTTGTTGTTTTCTGTAATTTTagtaaactgtttaaaatagaCCCATTTACTTTACATATGTGGATAACTATTTTGAATAATGTTCCTAAGTCTGTACTATGGCTTTTACATTTGAATGATGTTGCTGAAAATAACTTAAGAACTTTTGCTGATGTTTTAAACTTTGATACATCACGCATCATTTTTGCTGACTTTATTCCTAAATATCAACACCTGAATCGAATCCAGTTGGCCGATATATATTTGGATACACATTTATACAATGGACACATAGCGTGCTTGGATGCATTATGGGCAGGAGTTCCAGTAATAACATTACCGGGAGATACATATGCATCTCGTGTAACAACCTCACAATTGACTACTTTAGGAATTACTGATACTATTGCTCAAAATGAAGAAAACTATATTGATATTGCAATACAATTGGGGTTGAACAAATGCTACATggaaaaaatgagaaaaaatatttggGATTTAAAAATGGTCAGCCatctgtttaatataaattgttatgtaaCAGAAATTCTTTTAATCTTGAAAGTTATCTCTCTGACAAAACCTAAATTGGGCACgtag